One genomic region from Argentina anserina chromosome 2, drPotAnse1.1, whole genome shotgun sequence encodes:
- the LOC126783084 gene encoding lysophospholipid acyltransferase LPEAT1 isoform X3 encodes MESELKDLNSQPASKPPGGGDGGKDNRPLLKPDPAPSVSAEELRELEKKCAAYVRSDAYGTMGRGDLSFKEKLLLGVAVVTLVPIRVVVIMTLLVFYYLICRICTLGLSPNRDEDEGEQEDYAHMGGWRRAVIVWCGRSLSRVMLFVLGFYWISETYRIPDSAEQSKPEGKEEEGEEAEKPGAIISNHVSYLDILYHMSSSFPSFVAKRSVAKLPLVGLISKCLGCVYVQRESKSSNFKGVAGVVTDRVREAHQNKSAPQIMLFPEGTTTNGDFLLPFKTGAFLAKAPVLPVILRYPYKRFSPAWDSISGVRHVIFLLCQFANHIEVTRLPVYYPSQEEKDDPKFYADNVRRLMASEGSMTLSDIGLAEKRVYHAALNGLFCQC; translated from the exons ATGGAGTCCGAGCTCAAAGACCTCAATTCCCAACCCGCCTCCAAGCCCCCCGGCGGCGGCGACGGCGGTAAGGATAACCGCCCGCTCCTCAAGCCCGACCCGGCCCCCTCCGTCTCCGCCGAGGAGCTCCGGGAGCTGGAGAAGAAATGCGCCGCTTACGTCCGCAGCGACGCCTACGGCACCATGGGGCGCGGCGACTTGTCGTTCAAGGAGAAGCTCCTCCTCGGCGTCGCGGTCGTCACTCTCGTCCCCATCCGCGTCGTCGTCATCATGACGCTGCTTGTGTTCTACTACTTGATTTGCCGGATTTGCACGCTTGGATTGTCGCCGAATCGAGACGAGGACGAGGGCGAGCAGGAGGATTATGCCCACATGGGAGGATGGAGGCGCGCGGTGATCGTCTGGTGCGGCCGATCCTTATCCAGAGTCATGCTTTTCGTTCTAGGGTTTTATTGGATCAGCGAAACCTATAGAATACCTGATTCCGCTGAACAATCCAAGCCTGAG GGGAAAGAGGAGGAGGGTGAGGAGGCTGAGAAGCCTGGAGCTATTATATCTAACCATGTATCGTATTTGGATATCTTGTATCACATGTCGTCTTCCTTTCCCAGCTTTGTTGCTAAG AGATCGGTGGCTAAACTTCCTCTAGTTGGCCTCATCAG CAAGTGCCTCGGTTGTGTCTATGTTCAGCGGGAGTCAAAATCATCCAACTTTAAGGGTGTTGCAG GTGTTGTGACAGATAGAGTTCGAGAAGCACATCAGAATAAATCTGCACCACAAATTATGCTTTTCCCAG AAGGTACTACTACAAATGGGGACTTTCTTCTGCCATTCAAGACAGGAGCATTTTTGGCTAAAGCTCCAGTGCTTCCAGTAATTCTTAGATATCCTTACAAGAGATTTAGTCCTGCCTGGGACTCAATATCTGGG GTGCGACATGTGATATTTCTTCTCTGTCAATTTGCAAATCACATAGAGGTCACAAGGTTACCTGTTTATTACCCTTCACAAGAAGAAAAGGATGACCCAAAATTCTATGCTGATAATGTCAGAAGATTGATGGCCAGTGAG GGTAGCATGACACTGTCGGATATCGGACTTGCGGAGAAGCGAGTATATCATGCTGCGCTTAATG GTTTGTTTTGCCAATGCTAA
- the LOC126783084 gene encoding lysophospholipid acyltransferase LPEAT1 isoform X1, with protein sequence MESELKDLNSQPASKPPGGGDGGKDNRPLLKPDPAPSVSAEELRELEKKCAAYVRSDAYGTMGRGDLSFKEKLLLGVAVVTLVPIRVVVIMTLLVFYYLICRICTLGLSPNRDEDEGEQEDYAHMGGWRRAVIVWCGRSLSRVMLFVLGFYWISETYRIPDSAEQSKPEGKEEEGEEAEKPGAIISNHVSYLDILYHMSSSFPSFVAKRSVAKLPLVGLISKCLGCVYVQRESKSSNFKGVAGVVTDRVREAHQNKSAPQIMLFPEGTTTNGDFLLPFKTGAFLAKAPVLPVILRYPYKRFSPAWDSISGVRHVIFLLCQFANHIEVTRLPVYYPSQEEKDDPKFYADNVRRLMASEGSMTLSDIGLAEKRVYHAALNGNNCHPSVLHQKDD encoded by the exons ATGGAGTCCGAGCTCAAAGACCTCAATTCCCAACCCGCCTCCAAGCCCCCCGGCGGCGGCGACGGCGGTAAGGATAACCGCCCGCTCCTCAAGCCCGACCCGGCCCCCTCCGTCTCCGCCGAGGAGCTCCGGGAGCTGGAGAAGAAATGCGCCGCTTACGTCCGCAGCGACGCCTACGGCACCATGGGGCGCGGCGACTTGTCGTTCAAGGAGAAGCTCCTCCTCGGCGTCGCGGTCGTCACTCTCGTCCCCATCCGCGTCGTCGTCATCATGACGCTGCTTGTGTTCTACTACTTGATTTGCCGGATTTGCACGCTTGGATTGTCGCCGAATCGAGACGAGGACGAGGGCGAGCAGGAGGATTATGCCCACATGGGAGGATGGAGGCGCGCGGTGATCGTCTGGTGCGGCCGATCCTTATCCAGAGTCATGCTTTTCGTTCTAGGGTTTTATTGGATCAGCGAAACCTATAGAATACCTGATTCCGCTGAACAATCCAAGCCTGAG GGGAAAGAGGAGGAGGGTGAGGAGGCTGAGAAGCCTGGAGCTATTATATCTAACCATGTATCGTATTTGGATATCTTGTATCACATGTCGTCTTCCTTTCCCAGCTTTGTTGCTAAG AGATCGGTGGCTAAACTTCCTCTAGTTGGCCTCATCAG CAAGTGCCTCGGTTGTGTCTATGTTCAGCGGGAGTCAAAATCATCCAACTTTAAGGGTGTTGCAG GTGTTGTGACAGATAGAGTTCGAGAAGCACATCAGAATAAATCTGCACCACAAATTATGCTTTTCCCAG AAGGTACTACTACAAATGGGGACTTTCTTCTGCCATTCAAGACAGGAGCATTTTTGGCTAAAGCTCCAGTGCTTCCAGTAATTCTTAGATATCCTTACAAGAGATTTAGTCCTGCCTGGGACTCAATATCTGGG GTGCGACATGTGATATTTCTTCTCTGTCAATTTGCAAATCACATAGAGGTCACAAGGTTACCTGTTTATTACCCTTCACAAGAAGAAAAGGATGACCCAAAATTCTATGCTGATAATGTCAGAAGATTGATGGCCAGTGAG GGTAGCATGACACTGTCGGATATCGGACTTGCGGAGAAGCGAGTATATCATGCTGCGCTTAATGGTAATAATTGCCATCCTAGTGTtttgcatcagaaagacgATTGA
- the LOC126783084 gene encoding lysophospholipid acyltransferase LPEAT1 isoform X2 → MESELKDLNSQPASKPPGGGDGGKDNRPLLKPDPAPSVSAEELRELEKKCAAYVRSDAYGTMGRGDLSFKEKLLLGVAVVTLVPIRVVVIMTLLVFYYLICRICTLGLSPNRDEDEGEQEDYAHMGGWRRAVIVWCGRSLSRVMLFVLGFYWISETYRIPDSAEQSKPEEEGEEAEKPGAIISNHVSYLDILYHMSSSFPSFVAKRSVAKLPLVGLISKCLGCVYVQRESKSSNFKGVAGVVTDRVREAHQNKSAPQIMLFPEGTTTNGDFLLPFKTGAFLAKAPVLPVILRYPYKRFSPAWDSISGVRHVIFLLCQFANHIEVTRLPVYYPSQEEKDDPKFYADNVRRLMASEGSMTLSDIGLAEKRVYHAALNGNNCHPSVLHQKDD, encoded by the exons ATGGAGTCCGAGCTCAAAGACCTCAATTCCCAACCCGCCTCCAAGCCCCCCGGCGGCGGCGACGGCGGTAAGGATAACCGCCCGCTCCTCAAGCCCGACCCGGCCCCCTCCGTCTCCGCCGAGGAGCTCCGGGAGCTGGAGAAGAAATGCGCCGCTTACGTCCGCAGCGACGCCTACGGCACCATGGGGCGCGGCGACTTGTCGTTCAAGGAGAAGCTCCTCCTCGGCGTCGCGGTCGTCACTCTCGTCCCCATCCGCGTCGTCGTCATCATGACGCTGCTTGTGTTCTACTACTTGATTTGCCGGATTTGCACGCTTGGATTGTCGCCGAATCGAGACGAGGACGAGGGCGAGCAGGAGGATTATGCCCACATGGGAGGATGGAGGCGCGCGGTGATCGTCTGGTGCGGCCGATCCTTATCCAGAGTCATGCTTTTCGTTCTAGGGTTTTATTGGATCAGCGAAACCTATAGAATACCTGATTCCGCTGAACAATCCAAGCCTGAG GAGGAGGGTGAGGAGGCTGAGAAGCCTGGAGCTATTATATCTAACCATGTATCGTATTTGGATATCTTGTATCACATGTCGTCTTCCTTTCCCAGCTTTGTTGCTAAG AGATCGGTGGCTAAACTTCCTCTAGTTGGCCTCATCAG CAAGTGCCTCGGTTGTGTCTATGTTCAGCGGGAGTCAAAATCATCCAACTTTAAGGGTGTTGCAG GTGTTGTGACAGATAGAGTTCGAGAAGCACATCAGAATAAATCTGCACCACAAATTATGCTTTTCCCAG AAGGTACTACTACAAATGGGGACTTTCTTCTGCCATTCAAGACAGGAGCATTTTTGGCTAAAGCTCCAGTGCTTCCAGTAATTCTTAGATATCCTTACAAGAGATTTAGTCCTGCCTGGGACTCAATATCTGGG GTGCGACATGTGATATTTCTTCTCTGTCAATTTGCAAATCACATAGAGGTCACAAGGTTACCTGTTTATTACCCTTCACAAGAAGAAAAGGATGACCCAAAATTCTATGCTGATAATGTCAGAAGATTGATGGCCAGTGAG GGTAGCATGACACTGTCGGATATCGGACTTGCGGAGAAGCGAGTATATCATGCTGCGCTTAATGGTAATAATTGCCATCCTAGTGTtttgcatcagaaagacgATTGA
- the LOC126783085 gene encoding peroxisomal membrane protein 11A has product MEPKPATPLLNKETPIIQSKPNKKDFLNHLEAYLAKRDGVDKLLKISRYAAKIVLTSSALPETLTLTHRLMSFESSVGVSRKAFRLGKFVQDVNALRSSHFDSTEDVFLSIVAYGGEGVYFFVEQFVWLVKSGLIDKKHARRLGLMSAWAEFVGYLGSVSLKMRDLNRIKEEEKRVKMSIEVAITRGIKCEEEKERLGKLIEKKLMKRFSVVQDLADALMAVADIRDGKGHFLGPLSVSIAGLLSALISTHKNWVSC; this is encoded by the coding sequence ATGGAACCAAAACCAGCGACTCCCTTACTAAATAAGGAAACCCCAATCAtccaatcaaaaccaaataagaaagatttcctgaaccacctagAAGCCTACTTAGCAAAACGCGATGGCGTCGACAAGCTTCTCAAAATATCCAGATACGCCGCCAAGATCGTACTCACCTCGTCGGCCCTCCccgaaaccctaaccctaactcACCGCCTCATGAGCTTCGAGTCCAGCGTTGGCGTCAGCCGCAAGGCCTTCCGGCTCGGCAAGTTCGTCCAAGACGTCAACGCCCTCCGGAGCTCCCACTTCGACTCCACCGAGGACGTCTTCCTCTCAATCGTCGCCTACGGCGGCGAGGGCGTCTACTTCTTCGTCGAGCAGTTCGTGTGGCTCGTCAAATCGGGCCTGATCGACAAGAAGCACGCGCGGAGGCTGGGGCTGATGAGCGCGTGGGCCGAGTTCGTCGGGTATTTAGGGAGTGTTTCCCTGAAAATGAGGGATTTAAATCGGAttaaggaggaggagaagcgCGTGAAGATGAGTATTGAAGTTGCGATTACGAGGGGGATCAAGTgtgaggaggagaaggagaggcTGGGGAAGCTGATTGAGAAGAAGCTGATGAAGCGGTTTTCTGTTGTTCAGGATTTGGCTGATGCGTTAATGGCCGTGGCTGACATTCGTGACGGAAAAGGGCATTTCTTGGGGCCGCTTTCTGTGTCGATTGCAGGGCTATTATCGGCATTGATCAGCACTCATAAGAATTGGGTTTCTTGCTGA
- the LOC126784499 gene encoding anthocyanidin 3-O-glucosyltransferase 5-like, with translation MVLAESYSLNEHHGAVLPSPGMGHIIPLLEFAKRLVVHHGFRVSFVNITTEASTAQTDLLHSTSLPSGLHVVDLPPTDVSSLVNDEMLIVHRIGVIVEESLKCLDTVLIQLGKPKALIIDVFCTQGFDVGKQLSIPVYSFFTPSAAFCAFTLYHPTMDREVEGEFIDLPEPVKVPGCSPVRTEDLLDQIRNRKNDEYRYYFGHVRRLCEASGIFLNTWEDLEPVPLKAIRENPFYQKILTPPVYPIRPLIKEHEEVTKVDAKYLAWLDQQPEDSVLFIVPGSGGTMTAAQVIEFAWGLELSQQRFIWVVRKPSDASASATFFNVGGDVNDPKAYLPENFVERTRGRGVVVRSWASQVAFLRHRVTGGFLSHCGWNSSLESMTYGVPIIAWPLYAEQRANATMLAEEIGVAVKPVRGDGDTVFGREEIERVVRLLMEGEEGKVIRSKAKKLQESAAKALDSGGCSYESLSRVVKRWKDLSAPI, from the coding sequence ATGGTTTTAGCTGAATCCTATAGCCTGAATGAACACCATGGTGCCGTCCTCCCCAGCCCTGGAATGGGGCACATCATACCACTCCTTGAGTTCGCAAAGCGCCTCGTTGTCCACCACGGCTTCCGCGTCAGCTTCGTTAACATCACCACCGAAGCTTCCACTGCTCAGACCGACCTTCTCCACTCTACCTCCCTCCCTTCCGGTCTCCACGTCGTCGACCTCCCTCCTACCGACGTGTCCTCCCTAGTCAACGACGAAATGCTTATCGTGCACCGTATCGGCGTAATCGTAGAGGAAAGCCTCAAGTGCTTGGATACAGTCCTGATCCAGCTGGGAAAGCCTAAAGCCCTCATCATTGACGTATTTTGCACACAAGGTTTCGACGTTGGCAAACAACTCTCTATTCCAGTCTACTCTTTCTTCACTCCCTCAGCTGCTTTTTGTGCTTTTACACTCTACCACCCAACCATGGACCGTGAAGTGGAGGGTGAGTTCATCGATCTACCTGAACCGGTTAAAGTTCCTGGTTGCTCCCCGGTCCGAACTGAAGACCTGCTCGACCAGATTCGAAACCGGAAGAATGACGAGTACAGATACTACTTTGGTCACGTTCGTCGGTTGTGTGAGGCGTCCGGTATTTTCTTGAACACATGGGAAGACCTCGAACCCGTACCCTTGAAAGCCATCAGAGAAAACCCTTTCTATCAGAAAATACTCACTCCTCCCGTTTACCCGATCAGACCGCTGATAAAAGAGCACGAGGAAGTGACCAAAGTTGACGCTAAATACCTGGCCTGGCTAGACCAACAGCCTGAAGACTCCGTTTTATTCATTGTGCCAGGCAGCGGCGGGACTATGACCGCCGCGCAAGTCATCGAGTTCGCTTGGGGGCTGGAGCTAAGTCAGCAGCGGTTCATATGGGTGGTTCGTAAGCCGAGCGACGCGAGTGCGTCAGCAACGTTTTTCAACGTGGGAGGGGATGTGAACGACCCCAAGGCCTATTTGCCGGAGAATTTCGTAGAAAGGACACGTGGAAGAGGGGTAGTTGTGCGTTCGTGGGCCAGTCAAGTAGCTTTTCTCCGGCACAGGGTCACCGGAGGGTTCTTGTCTCACTGCGGGTGGAACTCGTCGTTGGAGAGCATGACGTATGGGGTTCCGATCATTGCGTGGCCTTTATACGCTGAGCAAAGGGCCAATGCGACTATGCTTGCTGAGGAGATTGGAGTGGCAGTGAAGCCGGTTAGGGGTGACGGTGATACTGTTTTTGGGAGGGAGGAGATTGAGAGGGTGGTGAGGTTGCTGATGGAAGGTGAAGAAGGGAAGGTGATAAGAAGCAAAGCAAAGAAGCTACAAGAGAGTGCGGCGAAAGCGCTGGATAGTGGTGGTTGTTCTTACGAGTCCCTTTCGAGAGTGGTCAAACGGTGGAAGGATCTCTCTGCGCCTATTTGA
- the LOC126783687 gene encoding uncharacterized protein LOC126783687, producing MALSVATKLQPSICEPRAVLVPGGNRVRVSEGPKHKYEGLKKPPQRPRKPAAEIPESVVRKNVSVDSSCSSDTSSTGSSPKTASPRKTVRKKSLRPSKLVSNDVVKPEGPPKRCEWITPNSDPHYISFHDEEWGVPVHDDKKLFELLVLSQSLAELSWPEMLTKRDIFRNLFDNFDPTSVANFDEKKLLSLKVNGIPILSQQKLRAIVDNAIQVVKIQQEFGSFSKYCWSFVNQKPINNGVRYGRQVPVKSPKSEVISKDLMKRGFRCVGPTVVYSFMQVAGIVNDHLVSCFRHKECDASAKIDVNLEIEKSKDRVN from the exons ATGGCATTATCTGTGGCCACTAAGCTCCAGCCCTCAATTTGCGAGCCTCGCGCCGTTCTCGTCCCCGGTGGGAACAGAGTTAGGGTTTCAGAGGGACCGAAACACAAGTACGAGGGACTCAAGAAGCCGCCGCAGAGGCCGAGAAAACCGGCCGCTGAAATTCCGGAGTCGGTTGTGAGGAAGAATGTTTCGGTGGACAGCTCGTGCTCGTCGGACACCTCTTCCACCGGCTCCTCTCCCAAGACGGCGAGTCCGAGGAAGACTGTGAGAAAGAAGAGCTTGAGGCCTTCCAAGCTTGTTTCAAACGACGTCGTCAAACCCGAAGGTCCACCTAAACGATGTGAATGGATTACACCCAACTCCG ACCCGCATTATATTTCGTTCCACGATGAAGAATGGGGAGTTCCAGTGCATGATGATAAGAAGCTGTTTGAACTACTTGTGCTTTCACAATCTCTAGCAGAGCTTAGTTGGCCGGAAATGCTTACCAAGAGGGATATATTCAG GAATCTTTTTGACAACTTTGATCCTACATCCGTTGCAAATTTTGATGAGAAGAAGTTGTTGTCACTCAAAGTAAATGGCATCCCAATTCTATCCCAACAAAAGCTTCGAGCAATAGTTGACAATGCTATACAAGTGGTCAAG ATTCAGCAGGAGTTTGGTTCCTTCAGTAAATATTGCTGGAGCTTTGTGAACCAGAAGCCAATCAACAATGGAGTTCGTTATGGACGTCAAGTTCCAGTAAAGTCGCCAAAATCTGAAGTTATAAGCAAGGATTTGATGAAGAGGGGCTTTCGTTGCGTTGGTCCTACGGTTGTGTATTCATTCATGCAAGTAGCTGGGATTGTGAACGATCATCTCGTATCATGCTTCAGGCACAAAGAGTGCGATGCCAGCGCAAAGATTGATGTAAATCTTGAGATTGAGAAGTCCAAAGATAGAGTAAACTGA
- the LOC126782804 gene encoding protein BRASSINAZOLE-RESISTANT 1, producing MTSDGATSASTARRKPSWRERENNRRRERRRRAIAAKIFAGLRAQGSFNLPKHCDNNEVLKALCVEAGWTVEEDGTTYRKGFKPPPTDTPGTSTKITPYSSLNPSPLSSSFPSPIPSYQASPSSSSFPSPSRCFDAANSSNPFPNLRSAIPSFLPPLRISNSAPVTPPLSSPNSRKCQPIPNWDSLTKQSMASFNYPFYAVSAPASPTRHQQQLHTPPTIFECDESDTSIVESGQWMKFQKFATALSARPTSPAFNLVKPVGVQQNLPANGMVEMGRGPEFEFLGGQVKPWVGERIHEVGLDDLELTLGNGKARN from the exons ATGACGTCAGACGGGGCCACCTCGGCGTCGACGGCGAGGAGAAAGCCGTCGTGGAGGGAAAGAGAGAACAACAGGAGGAGGGAGAGGAGGCGGAGGGCGATTGCGGCCAAGATATTCGCCGGGCTCCGAGCTCAGGGGAGCTTCAACTTACCCAAGCACTGCGATAACAACGAGGTCCTCAAGGCTCTCTGCGTCGAGGCCGGTTGGACTGTTGAGGAAGACGGCACCACTTATCGAAAG GGATTCAAGCCACCCCCAACTGATACACCAGGCACTTCAACCAAAATTACACcctattcttctctaaatcCCAGTCCATtgtcttcttcctttccaagTCCAATTCCATCCTACCAAGCTAGTCCCTCATCCTCGTCTTTTCCAAGCCCCTCTCGCTGTTTTGATGCCGCCAATTCATCCAATCCCTTTCCTAATCTGCGATCTGCTATAccttcttttcttcctcctctccggATTTCTAATAGTGCTCCGGTGACCCCTCCACTCTCCTCTCCCAACTCGAGAAAGTGCCAACCAATTCCCAATTGGGACTCCCTTACCAAACAATCCATGGCCTCTTTCAATTACCCATTTTACGCCGTGTCTGCTCCAGCTAGTCCAACTCGTCACCAGCAACAACTCCATACTCCTCCCACCATTTTTGAATGTGATGAGTCTGATACTTCAATTGTTGAGTCTGGTCAATGGATGAAGTTCCAGAAATTTGCAACTGCATTGTCCGCAAGGCCGACCTCTCCTGCATTCAATCTTGTCAAACCTGTCGGTGTTCAGCAAAATTTGCCGGCGAATGGAATGGTGGAGATGGGGAGAGGGCCAGAGTTTGAGTTTCTCGGGGGACAAGTGAAGCCGTGGGTTGGGGAGAGAATTCATGAGGTGGGATTGGATGATTTAGAGCTCACACTAGGCAATGGCAAGGCTCGAAACTAA
- the LOC126782805 gene encoding NEDD8-conjugating enzyme Ubc12-like, which produces MIRLFKVKEKQQEVLDNAKEKAPFKKQSAGELRVQRDITELNLPNTINIAFPNGQDDLMNFEVTIEPDEGYYKGGRFLFTFEVTPVYPHEAPKVKCETKVYHPNIDLEGNICLNILREDWKPVLNISTVIYGLYYLFTQPNYEDPLNHEAAEVLRDNPETFESNVKRAIAGDQWIGTTYFPRPDYY; this is translated from the exons aTGATCAGGTTATTCAAAGTGAAGGAAAAGCAACAGGAAGTGTTAGACAATGCAAAGGAGAAGGCACCATTCAAGAAGCAAAGTGCAGGAGAATTACGTGTTCAAAGAG ATATAACTGAGTTGAACCTGCCAAATACAATTAACATAGCATTCCCCAATGGACAAGATGATCTGATGAACTTTGAGGTCACCATTGAACCAGATGAGGGATACTATAA AGGTGGCAGGTTTCTCTTCACATTTGAAGTTACCCCAGTCTATCCTCATGAAGCACCAAAGGTCAAGTGCGAAACCAAG GTTTATCATCCAAACATCGACTTGGAAGGGAATATCTGCCTTAATATTCTTCGTGAAGATTGGAAACCAGTTCTCAACATAAGCACTGTTATTTACGGATTGTATTACCTATTTACG CAACCAAATTATGAAGATCCCTTGAATCATGAGGCAGCTGAAGTTTTGAGAGATAATCCAGAGACGTTCGAATCAAATGTGAAAAGGGCGATTGCTGGTGATCAATGGATTGGAACTACCTATTTCCCTCGCCCCGATTATTATTGA